The following proteins are encoded in a genomic region of Neomonachus schauinslandi chromosome 7, ASM220157v2, whole genome shotgun sequence:
- the CXXC5 gene encoding CXXC-type zinc finger protein 5 isoform X1, which translates to MSSLGSSPQDSGGSSSSNSGGGPKAGVADKSAAVATAAPASVADDAPPPERRNKSGIISEPLNKSLRRSRPLSHYSSFGGGGGGGGSMMGGESAEKAAAAAAAASLLANGHDLAAAMAVDKSNPTSKHKSGAVASLLSKAERATELAAEGQLTLQQFAQSTEMLKRVVQEHLPLMSEAGAGLPDMEAVAGAEALNGQSDFPYLGAFPINPGLFIMTPAGVFLAESALHMAGLAEYPMQGELASAISSGKKKRKRCGMCAPCRRRINCEQCSSCRNRKTGHQICKFRKCEELKKKPSAALEKVMLPTGAAFRWFQ; encoded by the exons ATGTCGAGCCTCGGCAGTAGCCCCCAGGACAGCGGTGGCAGTAGCAGCAGCAACAGCGGCGGCGGCCCCAAGGCGGGAGTGGCCGACAAGAGCGCGGCGGTGGCCACGGCCGCGCCAGCCTCGGTGGCGGATGATGCTCCGCCCCCCGAGCGTCGGAACAAGAGCGGCATCATCAGCGAACCCCTCAACAAGAGCCTGCGCCGCTCCCGCCCTCTCTCCCACTACTCTTCCttcgggggcgggggcgggggcggcggcagCATGATGGGCGGCGAGTCTGCTGAAAAGGCTGCCGCTGCCGCAGCTGCCGCCTCCCTGTTGGCCAATGGGCACGACCTGGCGGCGGCCATGGCCGTGGACAAAAGCAACCCTACCTCAAAGCACAAAAGTGGTGCTGTGGCCAGCCTGCTGAGCAAGGCGGAACGGGCCACGGAGCTGGCAGCCGAGGGACAGCTGACGCTGCAGCAGTTCGCGCAGTCCACGGAGATGCTGAAGCGCGTGGTGCAGGAGCACCTGCCGCTGATGAGCGAGGCGGGCGCCGGCCTGCCTGACATGGAGGCCGTGGCGGGCGCCGAGGCCCTCAACGGCCAGTCCGACTTCCCCTACCTGGGCGCCTTCCCCATCAACCCGGGCCTCTTCATCATGACCCCGGCGGGCGTGTTCCTGGCCGAGAGCGCGCTGCACATGGCCGGCCTGGCCGAGTACCCCATGCAGGGAGAGCTGGCCTCGGCCATCAGCTCGGGCAAGAAGAAGCGGAAACGCTGCGGCATGTGCGCGCCCTGCCGGCGGCGCATCAACTGCGAGCAGTGCAGCAGTTGTAGGAACCGAAAGACTGGCCATCAGATTTGCAAATTCAGAAAATGTGAGGAACTCAAAAAGAAGCCTTCCGCTGCTCTGGAG AAGGTGATGCTTCCGACGGGAGCCGCCTTCCGGTGGTTTCAGTGA
- the CXXC5 gene encoding CXXC-type zinc finger protein 5 isoform X2 produces the protein MSSLGSSPQDSGGSSSSNSGGGPKAGVADKSAAVATAAPASVADDAPPPERRNKSGIISEPLNKSLRRSRPLSHYSSFGGGGGGGGSMMGGESAEKAAAAAAAASLLANGHDLAAAMAVDKSNPTSKHKSGAVASLLSKAERATELAAEGQLTLQQFAQSTEMLKRVVQEHLPLMSEAGAGLPDMEAVAGAEALNGQSDFPYLGAFPINPGLFIMTPAGVFLAESALHMAGLAEYPMQGELASAISSGKKKRKRCGMCAPCRRRINCEQCSSCRNRKTGHQICKFRKCEELKKKPSAALEVMLPTGAAFRWFQ, from the exons ATGTCGAGCCTCGGCAGTAGCCCCCAGGACAGCGGTGGCAGTAGCAGCAGCAACAGCGGCGGCGGCCCCAAGGCGGGAGTGGCCGACAAGAGCGCGGCGGTGGCCACGGCCGCGCCAGCCTCGGTGGCGGATGATGCTCCGCCCCCCGAGCGTCGGAACAAGAGCGGCATCATCAGCGAACCCCTCAACAAGAGCCTGCGCCGCTCCCGCCCTCTCTCCCACTACTCTTCCttcgggggcgggggcgggggcggcggcagCATGATGGGCGGCGAGTCTGCTGAAAAGGCTGCCGCTGCCGCAGCTGCCGCCTCCCTGTTGGCCAATGGGCACGACCTGGCGGCGGCCATGGCCGTGGACAAAAGCAACCCTACCTCAAAGCACAAAAGTGGTGCTGTGGCCAGCCTGCTGAGCAAGGCGGAACGGGCCACGGAGCTGGCAGCCGAGGGACAGCTGACGCTGCAGCAGTTCGCGCAGTCCACGGAGATGCTGAAGCGCGTGGTGCAGGAGCACCTGCCGCTGATGAGCGAGGCGGGCGCCGGCCTGCCTGACATGGAGGCCGTGGCGGGCGCCGAGGCCCTCAACGGCCAGTCCGACTTCCCCTACCTGGGCGCCTTCCCCATCAACCCGGGCCTCTTCATCATGACCCCGGCGGGCGTGTTCCTGGCCGAGAGCGCGCTGCACATGGCCGGCCTGGCCGAGTACCCCATGCAGGGAGAGCTGGCCTCGGCCATCAGCTCGGGCAAGAAGAAGCGGAAACGCTGCGGCATGTGCGCGCCCTGCCGGCGGCGCATCAACTGCGAGCAGTGCAGCAGTTGTAGGAACCGAAAGACTGGCCATCAGATTTGCAAATTCAGAAAATGTGAGGAACTCAAAAAGAAGCCTTCCGCTGCTCTGGAG GTGATGCTTCCGACGGGAGCCGCCTTCCGGTGGTTTCAGTGA